One segment of Benincasa hispida cultivar B227 unplaced genomic scaffold, ASM972705v1 Contig688, whole genome shotgun sequence DNA contains the following:
- the LOC120069933 gene encoding purine permease 21-like, whose translation MGDHGELQLQFGEDEEESMKMSTRKQTSSMNLIQQQKPRRSPKTKETYRRWLRIGVYTLLLLAGQSVGIMLGRLYFDKGGNSKWLATLVSLIGFPILLPLYMIKSLNTSPSNITLQSNPPTPTKLAFVYVSLGLLIALGCFLYSVGLMYLPVSTYSLICASQLAFNALFSYFLNSLLFTPFIVNSLVLLTISSTLLVFHTEPVSEGSDHHPVSRAKFITGFICTVAASAGYGLMLSLTQLAFKKVIKKESFKAIMDMIIYQSLVASSAIFIGLFASGEWRSLKREMDEFQLGKVAYLMTLLWTAISWQLFTIGCVGLIFDVSSLFSNAISVLGLPIVPVFAVIFFHDKMDGLKIVAMILAVWGFVSYGYQNYLDDFKDSFKVENRDSNEVSTESIHVQP comes from the exons ATGGGAGATCATGGAGAACTGCAGCTGCAATTTGGgg aagatgaagaagaaagcaTGAAAATGAGCACTAGAAAGCAAACAAGCTCCATGAACCTAATCCAACAACAGAAACCAAGAAGAAGCCCAAAAACCAAAGAAACTTACAGAAGATGGCTAAGAATTGGTGTTTACACTTTGTTGCTCCTTGCAGGCCAATCAGTGGGAATTATGCTTGGGAGGCTCTACTTTGACAAGGGTGGCAATAGCAAATGGTTGGCAACTCTAGTTTCATTAATAGGATTTCCCATTCTTCTCCCACTCTACATGATAAAATCACTCAACACCTCACCTTCTAATATCACCCTCCAATCAAATCCACCCACACCTACAAAACTTGCCTTTGTCTATGTATCACTTGGCCTTCTTATTGCCCTTGGTTGCTTTCTTTACTCTGTTGGCCTCATGTACCTTCCTGTCTCAACTTACTCCCTTATTTGTGCTTCACAATTGGCCTTCAATGCCTTGTTTTCTTACTTCCTCAACTCCCTTCTTTTCACCCCTTTCATTGTCAACTCTCTTGTTCTTCTTACTATCTCATCCACTCTCCTCGTCTTTCATACTGAACCCGTCTCCGAAGGCTCTGACCACCACCCGGTTTCTAGAGCTAAGTTTATTACAG GATTCATTTGCACGGTGGCGGCCTCGGCTGGGTACGGGTTGATGTTATCATTGACCCAACTAGCCTTCAAGAAAGTGATAAAAAAGGAGAGTTTCAAGGCAATAATGGACATGATAATTTACCAGTCATTAGTTGCAAGTTCAGCCATATTTATAGGGTTATTTGCAAGTGGGGAATGGAGAAGTTTGAAAAGAGAAATGGATGAATTCCAATTGGGTAAAGTTGCATACTTAATGACTTTGCTTTGGACTGCCATAAGTTGGCAACTTTTCACCATTGGCTGTGTGGGTCTTATTTTTGAcgtttcttctctcttttccaATGCCATTAGTGTCTTGGGTTTGCCTATTGTGCCTGTTTTTGCGGTCATTTTCTTTCATGACAAAATGGATGGACTCAAAATTGTGGCTATGATTTTGGCTGTTTGGGGTTTCGTTTCTTATGGCTATCAAAATTATCTTGATGATTTCAAGGACTCATTTAAGGTTGAAAATCGAGACTCAAACGAGGTTTCGACGGAGAGTATTCATGTTCAACCATGA